Proteins encoded together in one Gammaproteobacteria bacterium window:
- a CDS encoding NADH-quinone oxidoreductase subunit M, whose translation MLENFPLLSFLIWMPVLGGILVLATGSEKHAEQARIIALTVSLICILLCVPLYSSFNIYTENWQFREHLVWIPTLKIHYDLGVDGISMPLIILTTYTTLLVILGSWKTIKYKVSQYLAAFLIMQGMIIGVFASLDSILFYVFWEGMLIPMYLSIGIWGSENRSYAAIKFFLYTFLGSALMLVALLFLGLKAGSFFIPDFYPLKLSSSEQLLLFLGFLLAFAVKIPMWPVHTWLPDAHTEAPAGGSVILAALMLKIGGYGFLRFSLPITPDASHSLDWLMIALSLVAIVYIGFIALSQTDMKRLIAYSSIAHMGFVTLGCFMLYIIFSRTGNVQEAYISLEGAMVQMISHAFGAGAMFLGFGMLYQQYHTRRIKDFGGIANTMPIFSAFFMIFAMSNVALPGTSGFVGEFMVILSAFKASMWITFTCALTLIIGASYTLWMYKRVFFGPVANEKVASLVDVGWLEIGIFILLIIPIFFIGLYPKPLLNVFHSSIGHLLELGLRSKL comes from the coding sequence ATGTTAGAAAATTTTCCCTTATTAAGTTTCCTGATCTGGATGCCAGTCCTAGGTGGAATTCTCGTATTAGCTACCGGGAGTGAGAAGCATGCCGAGCAAGCACGGATAATTGCTCTAACAGTGTCCCTTATTTGCATATTATTGTGTGTGCCGCTTTATTCATCTTTCAATATATACACAGAAAACTGGCAGTTTCGAGAACATTTAGTCTGGATTCCTACTTTGAAAATCCATTATGACCTCGGGGTGGATGGCATATCAATGCCTCTCATTATATTAACGACCTATACCACATTACTTGTAATTCTAGGTTCATGGAAAACTATAAAATATAAAGTCTCGCAGTATTTAGCGGCCTTTCTCATTATGCAAGGCATGATCATTGGTGTGTTTGCTTCTTTGGATTCAATTCTGTTTTATGTTTTTTGGGAAGGAATGTTGATCCCAATGTATCTCAGTATTGGAATCTGGGGCAGTGAGAATCGCTCCTATGCAGCAATCAAGTTCTTCTTGTATACCTTTTTAGGTTCGGCGCTGATGTTAGTGGCGCTATTGTTTTTAGGTTTAAAAGCGGGAAGTTTCTTTATTCCTGACTTTTATCCTTTAAAACTCAGTTCAAGCGAACAGCTTTTGCTATTTTTGGGGTTCTTGCTTGCCTTTGCCGTAAAAATACCGATGTGGCCCGTGCACACTTGGTTACCTGATGCACATACCGAAGCACCCGCGGGTGGGTCTGTAATATTGGCAGCACTCATGCTAAAAATAGGGGGTTACGGATTTCTAAGATTTAGTTTACCTATCACACCGGATGCCAGTCATTCATTAGATTGGTTAATGATAGCGCTTTCCTTGGTGGCCATCGTATATATTGGTTTTATAGCACTCTCACAAACTGACATGAAAAGACTCATTGCTTATTCTTCGATAGCACATATGGGCTTTGTGACGTTAGGTTGCTTCATGCTCTATATTATATTTTCCCGTACTGGGAATGTTCAAGAGGCGTATATAAGCCTTGAGGGCGCAATGGTGCAAATGATTTCCCACGCATTTGGAGCGGGGGCTATGTTCCTCGGCTTTGGGATGCTTTATCAGCAATATCACACTCGACGAATAAAAGATTTTGGAGGCATAGCGAACACTATGCCCATTTTTTCGGCATTTTTTATGATTTTTGCCATGTCGAATGTGGCTTTGCCCGGAACTTCTGGTTTCGTGGGAGAGTTTATGGTTATCTTAAGCGCCTTTAAAGCAAGTATGTGGATAACATTCACGTGTGCGTTAACCTTAATCATCGGGGCCTCCTATACCCTTTGGATGTATAAGCGAGTATTTTTTGGCCCTGTTGCCAATGAAAAAGTGGCTTCTTTAGTGGACGTAGGATGGCTTGAAATCGGGATTTTCATTCTTTTAATCATCCCTATATTTTTTATTGGTCTTTATCCAAAACCATTATTAAATGTGTTCCATTCATCAATAGGTCACTTATTGGAGCTGGGATTACGCAGCAAACTTTGA
- the nuoN gene encoding NADH-quinone oxidoreductase subunit NuoN: MNFVPASAEILILIMACVTLLLSVYLKRPVLTHVPYFIAQLALIGAAVITINQFGKPTLIALNGFFIQDNFSVLLKVIIYVCGFLTFLYSRQYLREKHMPYNEFYVLGLFSILGMMILVSSYNFLSLFLGLELTSLPIYAMIAFKRDSGICSEASIKFFIIGTMATGLLLYGLSMLYGATGSIQMDEVAKVIAATLTEGRLILILGLVFVVVGIAFKLGAVPFHMWVPDVYEGAPSAVTLFLASAAKVAALGLAIRLLVFAMPGLLIQWQQQFIVISILSIAMGNIIAIVQTNLKRMLAYSSIAHIGYMSLGLVAGTPQGYAAATFYMISYAIMTVGAFGLIVILSRSGFEMESIDDFKGLNAKNPWLAFMMLIIMFSLAGIPPIVGFMAKVGVLEALIEVHMVWLAAVAIVFAIVGSYYYLRVVKVMYFDEPDLPGVIVCPLDMRIAMTVNSLTVLLLGIFPGILFNLCHAAFFNLS; the protein is encoded by the coding sequence ATGAACTTTGTGCCTGCATCTGCAGAAATACTTATATTGATCATGGCATGTGTTACCCTCTTATTAAGTGTTTATCTTAAACGCCCCGTATTAACTCATGTCCCTTATTTCATTGCGCAGCTAGCATTGATTGGGGCAGCAGTTATTACCATAAACCAGTTTGGCAAACCTACGCTTATTGCTCTGAATGGTTTTTTCATCCAAGATAATTTCTCTGTCTTACTCAAAGTCATTATCTATGTCTGTGGATTTTTAACATTCCTGTATTCGCGACAATATCTGCGCGAAAAACACATGCCATATAATGAATTTTACGTCCTAGGACTTTTTTCCATTCTTGGCATGATGATTTTAGTTTCTTCCTATAACTTTCTCAGTTTGTTTTTAGGATTGGAATTAACGTCATTGCCTATTTATGCGATGATCGCTTTTAAAAGAGACTCTGGTATTTGTAGTGAAGCGAGTATCAAATTTTTTATTATTGGCACCATGGCGACGGGATTGTTGTTATATGGATTGTCCATGCTTTATGGTGCTACCGGTTCGATTCAGATGGATGAGGTAGCCAAAGTTATTGCTGCCACTCTTACTGAAGGACGGCTCATTTTAATCTTAGGATTAGTTTTTGTAGTCGTAGGAATTGCCTTTAAGTTAGGCGCGGTGCCATTTCATATGTGGGTACCCGATGTTTACGAAGGCGCACCGAGTGCTGTAACGCTGTTCTTAGCAAGTGCTGCTAAAGTCGCTGCGCTAGGACTAGCAATTAGGCTACTGGTATTCGCGATGCCTGGCTTATTGATTCAGTGGCAACAGCAGTTCATCGTCATCTCTATTTTGTCCATTGCCATGGGAAATATTATTGCGATTGTGCAAACAAACTTAAAAAGAATGTTGGCTTACTCTTCTATTGCACATATTGGGTACATGAGTTTAGGTCTGGTCGCGGGGACGCCCCAAGGATACGCTGCGGCGACCTTCTATATGATTTCATATGCCATTATGACAGTTGGAGCATTTGGCTTGATCGTTATTTTGAGTCGTTCCGGATTTGAGATGGAAAGCATTGATGACTTTAAAGGTTTAAATGCGAAAAATCCTTGGCTCGCTTTTATGATGCTCATCATAATGTTTTCGTTAGCAGGGATTCCGCCTATTGTTGGGTTTATGGCCAAAGTGGGGGTGCTTGAAGCGTTGATAGAAGTCCACATGGTTTGGCTAGCCGCCGTGGCAATTGTATTTGCTATTGTTGGCTCCTATTACTATTTACGAGTCGTCAAGGTAATGTACTTTGATGAACCGGATCTGCCTGGCGTAATCGTATGCCCACTTGATATGCGTATAGCAATGACAGTGAATAGTCTAACCGTGCTGCTCCTTGGAATTTTCCCAGGAATATTATTCAATCTCTGCCATGCCGCTTTCTTTAACCTAAGCTAA
- the rimP gene encoding ribosome maturation factor RimP produces MSLPPTTRLGDIIAPVIELLGFEYVACELVPLGVRMVLRIYIDSEEGVTIRDCEIVSRQVSAALDVEDSVKSKYFLEVSSPGSDRLLVTEAHFQRFIGHRIKVKLRHSRNGRRNYSGLLQAVLDGNITMVVDGDAYVLAVSDIEKANLAPES; encoded by the coding sequence ATGTCTTTACCGCCAACTACACGTTTGGGTGATATCATAGCCCCGGTTATTGAGCTGCTGGGTTTTGAATACGTCGCATGCGAATTAGTGCCATTAGGGGTGCGGATGGTGTTGCGGATATATATTGACTCCGAAGAAGGTGTTACGATAAGGGATTGCGAAATTGTCAGTCGCCAAGTGAGCGCAGCTTTAGATGTTGAAGACTCTGTAAAGAGCAAGTATTTTTTAGAGGTCTCCTCTCCAGGGTCAGACCGCTTGCTAGTCACTGAAGCGCATTTCCAACGTTTTATTGGACATCGTATTAAAGTTAAATTGCGACATTCTCGCAATGGTCGGCGCAACTATAGTGGATTATTACAGGCTGTTCTAGACGGTAATATCACAATGGTTGTAGATGGTGACGCCTATGTTTTAGCTGTTTCTGATATAGAGAAAGCTAATTTGGCACCTGAAAGTTGA
- the nusA gene encoding transcription termination/antitermination protein NusA, with the protein MSKDILLVVDSISNEKGVEKEVIFEAIEAALATVTAKRYPDEVTIRVAIDRKTGDYESFRYWTVVEEDNEEFDPSRDLLLSQAKELDSELEVGDVVEEPIESEDFGRIAAQQAKQVIIDKVRKAERKKVVDQYRKRVGDLLTGIVKKVMRDAIILDLGENAEAIILREEMIPREMVRSGDRLRAYLYAVKEDKRGPQLLLSRTRPEMLMELFKIEVPEIAEEVIEIKSAARDPGSRAKIAVKTNDGRIDPIGACVGMRGSRVQAVSGELGGERIDIIMWDDNPPQLVINAMAPSEIASIEVDEETKTMDLAVREDQLSLAIGRSGQNVRLASELTGWTLNVMSESEAQQKTEQESERFKELFMKQLDVDEDIASLLVYEGFTSLEEIAYVPVKELLAIEDFDEDIVNELQNRAKDSLLTKELATEEELSRVEPAADLLEVSGVTRDLAYSLARRGIVTREDLAEQSVDDISDVQGIDEKTAAKIIMSAREHWFTTK; encoded by the coding sequence ATGAGTAAAGATATCTTATTAGTCGTTGATTCGATATCCAATGAAAAGGGCGTCGAAAAAGAAGTCATATTTGAAGCCATTGAAGCTGCCCTAGCCACCGTAACCGCCAAGCGTTATCCCGATGAGGTGACTATTAGAGTCGCGATTGATCGAAAAACGGGAGATTATGAAAGCTTTCGTTACTGGACCGTAGTAGAAGAAGACAACGAAGAATTTGACCCCAGTCGAGACTTGCTTTTAAGCCAAGCCAAAGAATTAGATTCTGAGCTAGAAGTGGGTGACGTGGTTGAAGAGCCTATCGAATCCGAAGATTTTGGCCGAATCGCTGCCCAACAAGCTAAACAAGTTATTATTGATAAAGTACGTAAAGCTGAGCGTAAAAAAGTAGTCGATCAGTATCGTAAACGTGTAGGCGATCTCTTAACCGGGATTGTTAAGAAAGTGATGCGTGACGCCATTATTTTAGATTTAGGTGAAAATGCAGAAGCTATTATCCTTCGAGAAGAAATGATTCCACGGGAAATGGTCCGTAGTGGTGATCGTCTTCGAGCTTATTTATATGCAGTCAAAGAAGACAAAAGAGGCCCGCAGTTACTGTTAAGCCGCACCCGTCCCGAAATGCTGATGGAATTATTCAAAATAGAAGTTCCTGAAATCGCAGAGGAAGTAATTGAAATTAAATCTGCCGCTAGAGATCCTGGATCTCGAGCAAAAATAGCTGTGAAAACCAATGATGGACGCATTGACCCTATCGGGGCTTGTGTTGGAATGCGTGGTTCACGTGTTCAGGCAGTTTCAGGCGAGTTGGGTGGTGAACGTATCGACATTATCATGTGGGATGACAATCCGCCTCAATTGGTTATTAATGCTATGGCCCCTTCAGAAATAGCATCAATTGAAGTAGATGAAGAAACAAAAACAATGGATTTAGCCGTTCGAGAAGATCAGCTTTCCTTAGCGATTGGTCGTAGTGGCCAAAATGTACGTTTAGCGAGTGAATTAACGGGCTGGACCCTCAATGTTATGTCAGAAAGTGAAGCACAACAAAAAACAGAACAAGAATCTGAACGCTTTAAAGAACTCTTCATGAAACAACTTGATGTAGATGAAGATATAGCAAGTTTATTAGTTTATGAAGGCTTTACAAGCTTAGAAGAAATAGCGTATGTCCCTGTAAAAGAATTATTGGCAATTGAAGACTTCGATGAAGATATCGTCAATGAACTTCAAAATAGAGCAAAAGACTCACTGCTAACTAAGGAGTTAGCAACAGAAGAAGAGCTTTCTAGAGTAGAGCCCGCCGCTGATTTATTAGAAGTATCTGGGGTAACTCGGGATCTGGCCTATAGTCTTGCGCGACGAGGAATTGTGACGCGTGAAGATTTAGCAGAGCAATCGGTGGATGATATTTCGGATGTCCAAGGAATAGATGAGAAGACGGCAGCGAAGATAATTATGTCTGCTCGCGAGCACTGGTTTACAACAAAGTAA
- the infB gene encoding translation initiation factor IF-2 codes for MADVTVKRLAEDLGITNTDHLLSQLKNAGIQVSGEDSTVTTEQKQELLSYLKRTHGAEEKSQAPKKITLKRTTVSELKGGIHKSITKVKVRRQKTYESVGSEEEVEEIEAPEIEAPVQASEQEALATDALGQITSEQVTDTAMVAEEAGAPIEPAADSTQPPRDDKGEARHVKVDEKEERPLKKAKKMEKRKSKAARISQEDFSFVEEDAEFIDTSVSFRKKRKTGKPVRERESSAFRRLEQGFEKPTAPVFREISLPETITVAALAQKMSVKVAEVIKIMMKMGAMATINQVIDQETSAIIVEEMGHKPKLLKENAVEDFLVPGMEQKSALNPRAPVVTIMGHVDHGKTSLLDYIRSTKVTSSEAGGITQHIGAYHVNTEKGMITFLDTPGHEAFTAMRARGAKSTDIVVLVVAADDGVKPQTVEAIQHAKAAMVPIIVAINKMDKPEADPERVKNELSSFDVIAEDWGGDTMFVSISAKAGTGIESLLESILLQAEVMELKASDTGPAKGVVIESRLDRGRGFVATILVQEGSLKKGDILLAGGVYGRVRAMIGDDGVPTEAAGPSIPVEILGLSGAPNAGDDVIVVPTERKAREIALFRQGKYREVKLARQRAANLENIFERMNEGVVNTLAIVLKADVQGSLEAISDALTKLSTNEVKVNIIASAVGGITESDANLAIASNAIILGFNVRADQTAKRLVETEGVDLRYYSIIYDLIDEVKAALSGLLAPEYHEKIVGLAEVREVFRSSKFGAIAGCMVIEGHIKRNLPVRVLRDNVVVYQGQLESLRRFKEDTSEVRQGMECGIGVKDYNDIKNGDHIEVFETYEITRKIA; via the coding sequence ATGGCAGACGTAACTGTTAAACGGTTAGCTGAAGATTTAGGCATCACCAATACTGATCACCTATTATCTCAACTTAAAAATGCTGGGATCCAAGTGTCTGGTGAAGACAGCACAGTCACTACCGAGCAAAAACAAGAACTACTTTCTTATCTAAAAAGAACGCATGGTGCAGAGGAAAAATCTCAAGCGCCTAAAAAAATAACGTTAAAACGCACCACCGTAAGTGAGTTAAAGGGCGGAATTCATAAATCAATCACTAAGGTGAAAGTTCGTCGCCAAAAGACCTACGAATCGGTTGGCAGTGAAGAAGAAGTCGAAGAGATTGAAGCCCCTGAAATCGAGGCACCGGTTCAGGCAAGTGAACAAGAAGCGCTCGCAACAGACGCCTTGGGTCAGATAACGTCAGAGCAGGTGACAGATACAGCGATGGTAGCTGAGGAAGCGGGCGCGCCTATCGAACCCGCAGCAGATTCAACGCAACCTCCCCGTGATGATAAGGGAGAGGCTCGTCATGTAAAGGTCGACGAGAAAGAGGAGCGTCCTCTTAAAAAAGCGAAGAAAATGGAAAAACGCAAATCTAAAGCCGCTCGCATATCTCAAGAAGACTTTTCGTTCGTAGAAGAAGATGCTGAATTTATTGATACCTCAGTTTCATTTAGGAAAAAGCGAAAAACGGGCAAACCAGTACGCGAAAGAGAAAGCTCAGCGTTTAGACGCTTAGAGCAAGGTTTTGAAAAACCCACCGCCCCTGTCTTCCGAGAAATTTCCCTTCCAGAAACTATCACTGTGGCAGCGTTGGCTCAAAAAATGTCAGTTAAAGTGGCTGAAGTAATAAAAATTATGATGAAGATGGGCGCAATGGCAACCATCAATCAGGTTATCGACCAAGAGACCTCCGCTATTATTGTCGAAGAAATGGGACATAAACCTAAGCTTTTGAAAGAAAATGCAGTTGAAGATTTTCTCGTGCCCGGGATGGAACAAAAAAGTGCACTCAATCCCAGAGCGCCAGTGGTGACCATTATGGGTCACGTGGATCATGGCAAAACCTCATTACTCGATTATATTCGCAGCACCAAGGTTACCAGTAGTGAAGCAGGGGGCATTACCCAGCACATTGGCGCATACCATGTGAATACTGAAAAAGGCATGATTACATTTTTAGATACCCCGGGGCACGAAGCGTTTACCGCTATGCGAGCTCGAGGTGCGAAATCAACTGATATTGTGGTTCTTGTAGTCGCAGCAGATGATGGAGTTAAACCTCAAACTGTTGAAGCGATTCAACATGCTAAGGCAGCAATGGTGCCTATTATTGTCGCAATCAATAAAATGGACAAACCTGAAGCTGACCCTGAGCGTGTAAAAAATGAATTGTCTAGCTTTGACGTCATTGCAGAAGATTGGGGCGGCGACACTATGTTTGTGAGTATTTCTGCCAAGGCGGGTACAGGGATTGAAAGCCTTTTAGAATCCATCTTATTGCAGGCCGAAGTGATGGAGCTCAAGGCATCCGACACAGGCCCTGCCAAAGGGGTAGTAATAGAATCGCGATTAGATCGTGGACGTGGTTTTGTTGCCACGATTCTTGTTCAAGAGGGTAGCCTGAAAAAAGGTGACATTCTCTTAGCGGGAGGCGTATACGGTCGAGTTAGAGCCATGATTGGTGATGATGGAGTCCCCACAGAGGCAGCCGGTCCATCGATACCAGTGGAGATTTTAGGTCTCTCTGGTGCGCCGAATGCGGGCGATGACGTGATCGTTGTCCCGACTGAAAGAAAGGCACGAGAAATTGCATTATTTAGACAAGGAAAATATCGAGAGGTAAAATTAGCGCGCCAACGTGCAGCGAACCTTGAGAATATTTTTGAACGCATGAATGAAGGTGTGGTCAACACATTAGCCATCGTATTAAAAGCGGATGTGCAGGGTTCGTTGGAAGCAATTAGTGATGCATTAACAAAGTTATCAACCAATGAAGTAAAAGTTAACATTATCGCTAGTGCTGTGGGCGGCATTACAGAATCGGATGCAAATCTTGCTATCGCTTCTAACGCTATCATATTAGGCTTTAATGTTCGTGCTGATCAAACCGCTAAGCGACTTGTAGAAACCGAAGGCGTTGACCTGCGATATTACAGTATTATTTACGATTTAATCGACGAAGTAAAAGCGGCATTAAGCGGATTATTGGCACCAGAATATCACGAGAAAATTGTGGGTCTGGCTGAGGTTCGTGAAGTTTTTCGATCTTCAAAATTTGGCGCAATTGCAGGTTGCATGGTTATCGAAGGCCATATTAAACGCAATTTACCGGTTCGTGTATTGCGAGATAATGTGGTGGTCTATCAAGGTCAATTGGAATCGCTGCGTCGATTTAAAGAGGACACCTCTGAAGTGCGTCAGGGCATGGAATGTGGTATCGGGGTAAAAGATTATAACGATATCAAAAATGGTGATCATATCGAAGTCTTCGAAACTTACGAAATTACCAGGAAAATTGCTTAA
- the rbfA gene encoding 30S ribosome-binding factor RbfA, which translates to MAHNYDRRLRVADLLKHELAKLILGQSRDPRFVFVSVTDVEISKDYANAKVFVTILNDEQVNEIILALNKAAGFFRHELARAVNLRTTPKLHFHYDDTIRQGQKISQLLQKPSTDSTEE; encoded by the coding sequence GTGGCGCATAATTACGATCGTCGTTTACGTGTGGCAGATTTGTTGAAGCATGAACTTGCAAAGTTGATTCTAGGGCAGAGTAGGGATCCACGTTTTGTCTTCGTTTCAGTGACAGATGTTGAGATTTCGAAAGATTATGCCAATGCCAAAGTTTTTGTAACCATTCTTAACGATGAACAAGTTAATGAAATTATTTTGGCTTTAAATAAAGCCGCGGGATTTTTTCGTCATGAATTAGCGCGTGCAGTGAATCTGCGTACCACCCCTAAATTACATTTTCATTATGATGATACTATCCGTCAAGGACAAAAAATCTCTCAACTACTGCAAAAACCGTCAACTGATTCCACCGAGGAGTAG
- the truB gene encoding tRNA pseudouridine(55) synthase TruB: MSNRRRGREISGVLLLDKPIGLTSNQALTTVKIIFGAKKAGHTGSLDPLACGMLPICFGDATKFSQFLLEADKQYLVEAKLGIRTKTGDEEGEVIATRKVAVDEEQIEAVLTNFRGKIEQVPSMYSALKFQGKPLYSYARQGIEIERQSRPVMIKELKLLEFNDDILKIRVACSKGTYIRTLVDDIGEQLGCGAHVALLRRTYVEPYQDTIMISLDNIKREREDRNILDEMLLPIDSALSAWPQVVLTESITYHLKQGQPVLVPRAPTSGWVRLYDNDEFLGVGEILDDGRVAPRRLITTKTAKF, encoded by the coding sequence ATGAGCAACCGCCGCCGAGGGCGTGAAATCAGCGGGGTTCTGCTGTTAGATAAACCCATTGGATTAACGTCGAATCAAGCATTAACCACCGTAAAAATTATTTTTGGTGCTAAAAAAGCAGGTCACACAGGGAGTTTGGATCCCCTTGCTTGTGGTATGTTGCCCATCTGTTTTGGTGATGCGACCAAGTTTTCCCAGTTTCTACTGGAGGCTGACAAACAATATTTAGTTGAAGCTAAATTAGGTATCCGCACCAAAACGGGCGATGAAGAAGGTGAAGTTATTGCGACCCGAAAAGTTGCCGTAGACGAAGAGCAGATAGAAGCGGTGCTCACTAATTTTAGAGGTAAAATTGAGCAAGTTCCGTCAATGTACTCTGCTCTTAAATTTCAGGGCAAGCCCCTATATTCCTACGCCCGACAAGGTATAGAAATAGAAAGACAAAGTAGGCCTGTAATGATCAAGGAGCTGAAGCTACTAGAATTTAATGACGACATCCTCAAAATTAGAGTGGCCTGTAGTAAGGGAACTTATATTAGAACGCTTGTAGATGACATTGGCGAGCAATTGGGGTGTGGGGCGCATGTCGCTCTATTACGTCGCACTTATGTAGAACCTTATCAAGACACCATAATGATTTCCTTGGATAATATAAAGCGAGAGCGAGAAGACCGAAATATTCTAGATGAAATGTTGCTCCCCATTGATAGCGCTTTGAGCGCCTGGCCCCAAGTGGTCTTGACCGAGTCTATTACGTATCATCTAAAACAAGGACAACCGGTGCTGGTGCCGCGAGCACCGACCTCGGGATGGGTGCGTTTATATGATAATGATGAATTCTTGGGTGTGGGTGAAATTTTAGATGATGGGCGAGTCGCTCCTCGTCGGCTAATAACCACAAAAACAGCTAAGTTTTGA
- the rpsO gene encoding 30S ribosomal protein S15, with translation MSLNAKEKATVIEEYRLSDDDTGSPEVQVALLTARIAKLTGHFKAHNHDFHSRRGLLRMVNLRRSLLKYLKKIDLERYRNLISRLGLRA, from the coding sequence ATGTCATTAAATGCAAAAGAAAAAGCAACAGTAATCGAAGAGTATCGTTTGTCAGATGATGACACTGGATCCCCTGAAGTGCAGGTAGCCTTGTTAACAGCAAGAATCGCTAAGTTAACGGGCCATTTCAAGGCGCACAATCACGATTTTCATTCACGACGTGGTCTACTGCGCATGGTTAATTTACGACGTTCTCTTTTAAAATATCTAAAGAAGATAGACCTTGAGCGTTATCGTAACCTCATTTCACGTTTAGGATTGCGAGCATAA